Proteins encoded within one genomic window of Perognathus longimembris pacificus isolate PPM17 chromosome 28, ASM2315922v1, whole genome shotgun sequence:
- the Prdx4 gene encoding peroxiredoxin-4 isoform X1: MEASSASFTATTSVPSQKLLLLLLLFLLPVQTLQSLDIEERPRTREDKCHFYAGGQVYPGEASRVSASDHSLHLSKAKISKPAPYWEGTAVIDGEFKELKLTDYRGKYLVFFFYPLDFTFVCPTEINAFGDRIEEFKSINTEVVACSVDSQFTHLAWINTPRKQGGLGAIKIPLLSDLTHQISKDYGVYLEEAGHTLRGLFIIDDKGILRQITLNDLPVGRSVDETLRLVQAFQYTDKHGEVCPAGWKPGSETIIPDPAGKLKYFDKQN; the protein is encoded by the exons ATGGAGGCGTCATCGGCTAGCTTCACCGCGACAACTTCGGTCCCGAGCCAAAAACTACTGCTGCTTTTGCTGCTGTTCTTGCTGCCTGTCCAAACTCTGCAGAGCTTGGACATTGAGGAGAGGCCCCGGACCCGCGAAGATAAGTGCCACTTTTATGCGGGTGGACAAGTGTACCCAGGAGAGGCGTCCCGAGTGTCTGCCTCTGACCACTCTCTGCACCTAAGCAAAGCCAAGA tttcCAAGCCAGCGCCTTATTGGGAAGGAACAGCTGTGATAGATGGAGAATTCAAGGAGCTGAAATTGACTGATTATCGTGGGAAATACTTGGTTTTCTTCTTCTACCCTCTTGATTT cACATTTGTGTGTCCAACTGAAATTAATGCTTTCGGTGACCGAATTGAAGAATTCAAATCCATAAATACTGAAGTGGTAGCATGCTCTGTTGATTCACAGTTTACTCATCTTGCCTG GATTAATACCCCTCGTAAACAAGGAGGACTGGGGGCAATAAAGATCCCGCTTCTTTCAGACCTGACCCATCAGATCTCAAAGGACTATGGTGTTTATCTCGAGGAAGCAGGTCATACTCTTAG AGGTCTCTTTATTATTGATGACAAAGGGATCCTAAGACAGATTACTCTGAATGATCTTCCTGTGGGTAGATCAGTGGATGAGACACTGCGTTTGGTTCAAGCATTTCAGTATACCGACAAGCATGGAGAAG tgtGCCCTGCTGGCTGGAAACCTGGTAGTGAGACC ATAATCCCAGATCCAGCTGGAAAACTGAAGTATTTTgacaaacaaaactga
- the Prdx4 gene encoding peroxiredoxin-4 isoform X2, with amino-acid sequence MEASSASFTATTSVPSQKLLLLLLLFLLPVQTLQSLDIEERPRTREDKCHFYAGGQVYPGEASRVSASDHSLHLSKAKISKPAPYWEGTAVIDGEFKELKLTDYRGKYLVFFFYPLDFTFVCPTEINAFGDRIEEFKSINTEVVACSVDSQFTHLAWINTPRKQGGLGAIKIPLLSDLTHQISKDYGVYLEEAGHTLRGLFIIDDKGILRQITLNDLPVGRSVDETLRLVQAFQYTDKHGEVCPAGWKPGSETIKPEDAMKAWWPRGDL; translated from the exons ATGGAGGCGTCATCGGCTAGCTTCACCGCGACAACTTCGGTCCCGAGCCAAAAACTACTGCTGCTTTTGCTGCTGTTCTTGCTGCCTGTCCAAACTCTGCAGAGCTTGGACATTGAGGAGAGGCCCCGGACCCGCGAAGATAAGTGCCACTTTTATGCGGGTGGACAAGTGTACCCAGGAGAGGCGTCCCGAGTGTCTGCCTCTGACCACTCTCTGCACCTAAGCAAAGCCAAGA tttcCAAGCCAGCGCCTTATTGGGAAGGAACAGCTGTGATAGATGGAGAATTCAAGGAGCTGAAATTGACTGATTATCGTGGGAAATACTTGGTTTTCTTCTTCTACCCTCTTGATTT cACATTTGTGTGTCCAACTGAAATTAATGCTTTCGGTGACCGAATTGAAGAATTCAAATCCATAAATACTGAAGTGGTAGCATGCTCTGTTGATTCACAGTTTACTCATCTTGCCTG GATTAATACCCCTCGTAAACAAGGAGGACTGGGGGCAATAAAGATCCCGCTTCTTTCAGACCTGACCCATCAGATCTCAAAGGACTATGGTGTTTATCTCGAGGAAGCAGGTCATACTCTTAG AGGTCTCTTTATTATTGATGACAAAGGGATCCTAAGACAGATTACTCTGAATGATCTTCCTGTGGGTAGATCAGTGGATGAGACACTGCGTTTGGTTCAAGCATTTCAGTATACCGACAAGCATGGAGAAG tgtGCCCTGCTGGCTGGAAACCTGGTAGTGAGACC ATCAAACCTGAAGATGCTATGAAAGCCTGGTGGCCAAGAGGAGATCT ATAA